Part of the Vigna angularis cultivar LongXiaoDou No.4 chromosome 1, ASM1680809v1, whole genome shotgun sequence genome, TGTTAATTGATGGACTGTTAACTTTTACATCTTCCGTCTGTGCAGGCGAAAGAGCCAAAACCAGAGCCACCTAAAGAGAACGAAGAGTCGAAATTTCAAGCTTTTACAGGGAAGAAGTATTCTTTACGGGGTTAATTTTATATCAGTCAATTAAATGATCTTTTACCTTCTGCATGGATTCATGTCTATTGCAAaaaacttgtatttttttttttgtattataagCAGTAGATAGACCAGTAGACCCCAATGAAAATACTTAGAATACCTTGATTACTTGTGAATGAAGCTATTGCCATCTCTAGGGAGATTTTGTTCATGATCTGGTAATCTAGTTCTGGTCTGCTCGTATTAGATTTTATTACTGGTACTTATTCACCCTATCCTTTGATCTTTTTAATAGTAATTGAATCTTAAGTTGCGGTCAGGCCTCGTACCCTGTATGGTGACCAATTCCATGTTTCTCCTGAATGTCATCAGTTACAGGCTTTCCTCTCCTAACAAGAGGATGTGCGCCGTAACTTAAAAGATCCAATTCCCTTTTTCATTGATAGGGGCTGGTTCTTAGAAGAATTAACGCCCAATAGTTTAGTGTAGACCCAGGGGCTCCTTGGCCTTTGGGTGTAGTTCAAACTTCTGCTCATCCATTTTCGTTCCAAAGATGGAAATTTCCATTAATTGATTCCgaacttgtttgtttttcaGTTAGAACAGTCCAAACTTTAGTTGGATTTAATAAGCTTTTGCTTTCTGGGTTGTCCGAACTCAAACTGTAACCTTCTTAAGATTACTATAAGAGACGAGGTTTCCAATAGTGTATGGAAGGGTAACATTTAATCGGATAATTAGGGTGTATAAATtgggttattatttttataaattttagaaacagTTATGTagaattgtttttaaaaaaatttggataTATTAGATAATGTAAGGAAAAACCATAATTTATACACCCTAGTAATGATTGAACATAAATgtaatgttttatattaattttttatatcttcatTGATTACATTtggagttttaaaaaatataatttttaaaaattttatgctaaatataattaaacctgATATTACTAtgaaatttgtataaaataacTTAAACCATAAGCAGAAGGAAATTAGATGGATTAAATTATCGAAATTCAAATTTGAGATtaaagttttataattattatagcTAAATACCTAAAAATACTGGCAacagttatttttattataatagctATGTTATAATAGTTTTTCATTGCTCTAGGTTGTACTCGTACAAGTAAACATtgtaacaattattatttttttaatttcctgGAAGTGTCTTATTTGAAAGAAACATGTAAAACTTTTATTTGGAGTGAACATGTAAAAATATTGTGACTAGAgtattcttatttttgtttttgttttgaggaatttaaatagaaatgaaaaaaatgatatttccTCGACTTCTCTAACATTTGTTTTAGTAACTGcaacatttcattttaataacataatattattaaaataaaatgttattaaaataaaatatttcattataaatatttagaaaacagATATATTTCATATTACTATAGCTTCGTCTTAGTATAATCATCCAgaaaataagattataataacacattttattctttttaatctttaacTTACTCCTAACCTAATTAAGTTCAGTCATCAATTTAATAtaatctttatttgttttaatcttttaaatataactgTGATTAAAGGTATCtactatatttaattaagtATGTTTAAATTATAGACAAAGTTAATtctataatgataaaaaaactattttagttcatcttattaatattaaggctaaattatttttaaaaaaatagaagaaaataataagaaCACATTAAATCTAGCtcaaagataaaagaagaaaataataatttagtgtTCTCTTGCGTGAATGATAAACgagttcttaaaaaaaaaaacgatgtaCTGCCTGAGATCAACACGCATAAAATGAAACTGTGTTTGTGAAGGACACACGTAACAGTGGTAGAGTCTAGTGGTGTTGTCGCATTGTGAAAGTCAATGGCATCACCCACTTGGATTTTCTGTGCAAATGCAAATATTTCTCTTTCTATCTTCTCAACTCAAGATCACTCATTTAtcactaattaattaaagataaacaCAAGccaataaagaaataaatccACTCCAAACAAATAATTGAGTGCAAGCAACAAAGAATCGCATTCACAATCACCCTTTCTCTGTGTGCGCACCATCCATTCATCCATTCCTCTATATCCctttctctaccttctctctctCCATCTCTATCTCCAtcagagaaaaataatattaaagttttgaatttcAGCTTTTCTGCAACTGGGTTTGTACATGGAAGGTAGCTGAAACAGTGAAATAACAACTgctctgtttttgttttttgtttgttgaattgagaggagagagagagagagagagaaagtgcaTGATGGAGTCAAAGGGTGTGCGGTTCTTAGCGTACCAATCAATATTTTCGAGTGTTGGATCTGGGGACTTTGATGGGGTGAAGAAACTGGTGGAGAAAGTGAAGAACGAAGAAGGGTCATCTCTCTCTGATGTGATGTCTCTTCAGAACGATGCTGGAGAAAGTGCACTTTACATCGCTGCAGAGAATAATCTGCAAGAGATTTTCAGCTACTTGCTCAACTCGTGTGACTTTGAAGCCGTCAAGATTCGCTCCAAGTCTGACATGAACGCCTTTCATGTTGCTGCCAAACGTGGTCATCTAGgttggaatttttatttttttcatttggatTGAAAAGTTTCTTGTTAGGAAGTGCAGTATATTGCTGTTAATTCACTAGTTTTTATGATTCTCTTTTATGTGATGAACTTCTGACACCCCATGTTCTCACTGCCCTGTGACGAGTTTCATCTCCTTATGATAGTATTTGTATCCATTACTACAAATTCTAAATGTTTCAACCATAATCAGATAGCTGCTGAGTGACAAGTTATTATCTATGGTGCTCTTGGAtgcaatttttattataatgtttgTAGGTCCAACTATATTAGAAATCTGGGACAAGATGAATGGAGAATTATCATGTTTCAATATTTGATTCTAAATGAGTGTTTCCATTGTGATATATTTATCATTGGCAATCTATTTTCAGATATTGTGAGGGAGCTTTTGAGTACTTGGCCTGAGGTCTGCAATTTATGCGACTCCTCAAATACCAGTCCTCTATATTCTGCTGCAGTTCAAGACCACTTGGATGTGGTGAATGCCATCTTGGATGTTGATGTCAGTTCAATGTTTATTGTTAGGAAAAACGGAAAAACTTCGTTGCACAATGCTGCTCGATATGGCGTGGTTCGTATTGTAAAAGCACTTATTGCTCGGGATCCAGGAATTGTAtgcataaaagataaaaaaggtCAAACTGCACTTCATATGGCTGTCAAAGGACAGTGTACTTCAGTGGTGGAGGAGATATTACTTGCTGATTCTTCTATATTGAATGAGCGAGATAAAAAGGGCAATACAGCTCTTCACATGGCTACAAGGAAATGCCGTTCACAGGTTAAATTCacatttctttttgttatcaTACTTGCTTTGGTTTCATTATACTACTCTATAAGATCTTGGTTTTCTGGAACATAAATAAGTTGCAAGTTTGGAAAATGGGAAAATCCAAGATCGGCATGGGATGATTTTAAGACAATACAAAAGATGCATGAACATGCTGTGATTTGGTCATACATGTGTGACCTTTTAACACCAAACTGTCTCATATGCATAAAAATTGGACCAAATGAATGGACTTGTTTCCTTTCATGATTGTTGGCTGGCTTTACTGACACGTAGTTGTTTATTCAGATAGTGATCCTTTTGCTAAGCTATTCTGCCGTGGATGTTAATGCCATCAACAAGCAGCAGGAAACAGCGTTGGATTTGGCAGATAAACTGCCATACGGAGATTCAGCTTTGGAAATCCAAGAAGCACTTGCAGAATACGGAGCGAAGCATGCAAGACATGTTGGACAAGTAGACGAAGCGATGGAGCTTAAAAGAACAGTGAGTGACATAAAACATGAGGTGCAGTCACAACTTATACAAAACGAAACAACTCGTCGACGGGTTTCTGGAATTGCCAAGGAACTGAAGAAACTTCATAGAGAGGCAGTTCAAAACACCATTAATTCTGTCACAGTGGTTGCTGTTCTTTTTGCCTCAATAGCCTTCTTGGCCATCTTCAATTTGCCGGGACAATATCAAGTGCAACCCGGAGAAGAGATTGGAAAAGCTAAGATAGCCGATCATCTTAGTTTCCAAGTTTTTTGCTTTCTGAATTCCACGTCCCTTTTCATTTCTCTTGCAGTTGTCGTAGTTCAAATCACTTTGGTGGCTTGGGACACAAGGGCTCAAAAGCAGCTTGTGTCAGTGGTTAACAAGTTGATGTGGGCTGCATGTGCTTGCACTTGTGGTGCTTTTCTAGCCATAGCTTTTGAGGTTGTTGGAGGGAAAACGTGGATGGCTATCACCATAACCCTTTTGGGAGTACCTATTCTAGTAGGGACTCTGTTAAGCATGTCCTACTTTGTTTTTCGACAACATTTCGGTATTTTCCGCAGTGATTCCCAGAGACGCATCAAGAGAGCAAGTGGAAGCAAATCTTTTTCATGGTCTTACTCTGCAAATATATCAGACTTGGATGAATACGATTCTGACATTGAGAAGATCTATGCACTGTGAAACCAAGGATTATAGTTACCACACAACATACGAGCAATGTTTCAACCTTTTAACTGAAACTGACATCCCCTGCTACGTATGACCATGTTTTCTCACTGGGATTTTGTCATTCTTCTTGAGTTTGCAGTTTTTCGTTTCAGGCTGTACTGCTAGGCATATCGGTTGGGTAGTATGTTATTATAATCAATAATCAGCTCTTgtagatttatgtatatgtaataaaaaaaatccagaaAGAATAGTCCTATACGGTGTAAACTTTCACTTGTCACTGGATCTTCCTCAACCTTAAGAGACGCTGAACTATGGCCATGAGTCTATATCAGTCCATAGTTAGAATTACAGTTAGTGATTACTTGAGCTTTTATCACAGAAGCTAGAGAAATCTAAAACATATGAAGTTGGActtgttgaaaagaaaaatgtgaacATATTAAT contains:
- the LOC108320127 gene encoding ankyrin repeat-containing protein At2g01680, which translates into the protein MMESKGVRFLAYQSIFSSVGSGDFDGVKKLVEKVKNEEGSSLSDVMSLQNDAGESALYIAAENNLQEIFSYLLNSCDFEAVKIRSKSDMNAFHVAAKRGHLDIVRELLSTWPEVCNLCDSSNTSPLYSAAVQDHLDVVNAILDVDVSSMFIVRKNGKTSLHNAARYGVVRIVKALIARDPGIVCIKDKKGQTALHMAVKGQCTSVVEEILLADSSILNERDKKGNTALHMATRKCRSQIVILLLSYSAVDVNAINKQQETALDLADKLPYGDSALEIQEALAEYGAKHARHVGQVDEAMELKRTVSDIKHEVQSQLIQNETTRRRVSGIAKELKKLHREAVQNTINSVTVVAVLFASIAFLAIFNLPGQYQVQPGEEIGKAKIADHLSFQVFCFLNSTSLFISLAVVVVQITLVAWDTRAQKQLVSVVNKLMWAACACTCGAFLAIAFEVVGGKTWMAITITLLGVPILVGTLLSMSYFVFRQHFGIFRSDSQRRIKRASGSKSFSWSYSANISDLDEYDSDIEKIYAL